From one Lineus longissimus chromosome 3, tnLinLong1.2, whole genome shotgun sequence genomic stretch:
- the LOC135484641 gene encoding lysosomal proton-coupled steroid conjugate and bile acid symporter SLC46A3-like encodes MESEPLLPAKAPIPPKQRRGFRITILIACKCVAFAASKMATGYFIKGHGYTITTLTFGCIQLVNLAFIFIFVQETITRDKNKDKSLKKTLKRIKGVFKNSENRRNVKVILLSAMFFFYEVPLGGNSLQILYVLNAPLCWGPVLIGIYGALSGLSGQVAGLVSLKLLKQLPISDIVITALGCLSAIGGCLVNAWAVDDIFMYLVSIVSLLMALPPSLIRSTISCLLKSDEQGTVLAVGACVEVASYLTVSPLINIIYQHTIFFMPGFAFLVCAGLEGITLTLIMIYICHDFYVNKTSRLLSTSQSSLNSRAQSEEDDGSA; translated from the exons ATGGAGTCGGAGCCACTCCTTCCAGCTAAGGCGCCGATTCCACCAAAACAACGACGCGGTTTCAGGATCACCATCTTGATAGCATGCAAGTGTGTTGCCTTTGCTGCTTCCAAAATGGCCACCGGATACTTCATCAAAGGTCATGGTTACACGATCACCACTCTGACATTCGGATGCATCCAACTTGTAAATCTGgcctttatttttatttttgttcaaGAGACTATCACACGTGATAAGAACAAAGATAAGTCATTGAAGAAAACTCTAAAACGAATAAAAGGCGTCTTCAAAAACAGCGAAAACAGACGAAATGTCAAAGTGATCCTTTTGTCGGCCATGTTCTTCTTTTATGAAGTGCCACTGGGAGGTAATAGTCTGCAGATACTCTATGTATTGAACGCGCCTCTGTGTTGGGGACCCGTATTGATTGGTATTTACGGAGCTCTTAGTGGTTTAAGTGGTCAAGTTGCAGGACTGGTCAGTCTGAAACTTCTAAAGCAGCTCCCCATCTCGGATATTGTGATAACCGCACTGGGATGTCTATCCGCGATTGGAGGATGCTTGGTGAATGCCTGGGCAGTGGACGACATTTTCATGTATCTTG tgtCCATTGTTTCGCTGTTAATGGCATTGCCTCCTTCGCTGATCAGATCAACAATTTCATGTCTGCTGAAATCCGATGAACAAG GTACGGTGTTGGCAGTCGGTGCGTGTGTCGAGGTCGCGAGCTATCTGACTGTATCTCCCCTCATCAATATCATCTACCAACACACGATCTTCTTCATGCCTGGATTTGCCTTCCTTGTTTGTGCCGGGCTGGAAGGCATTACTCTAACACTAATCAT GATTTACATCTGCCATGACTTTTATGTAAACAAGACTTCAAGGCTACTTTCTACGAGCCAAAGCAGTTTGAACAGTCGCGCGCAGTCTGAGGAGGATGACGGAAGTGCGTAA